Proteins from a genomic interval of Papaver somniferum cultivar HN1 chromosome 4, ASM357369v1, whole genome shotgun sequence:
- the LOC113274960 gene encoding glutathione S-transferase T1-like codes for MALKIYCFRMSQPSRAILIFCKVNGIDFEEITVDLTKGEHKLPEYVKEINPFGQVPSIVHGDLKLFESHAILSYIACASPGVADHWYPADLAKRAKINSVLDWHHSNLRRGAAPFCLHTVLGPLLGIPTSAEAAAEAEKILTTSLSQIESVWLNENGKFLLGNSQPSIADLSLVCEIMQFEILLEEDRVRVLTPFKKVLKWIEDTRIATSPHFEEVHKVLLGAKSALHKVPLEEDYDSMSSIKAMLN; via the exons atgGCTCTCAAAATCTACTGTTTTCGCATGTCTCAGCCTTCTCGAGCTATTCTCATCTTTTGCAA GGTGAACGGAATTGATTTTGAGGAGATCACTGTAGATTTAACTAAAGGTGAACATAAATTGCCAGAATATGTTAAAG AAATAAACCCTTTTGGACAAGTTCCAAGCATAGTTCATGGAGATCTCAAGCTTTTTGAGAG TCATGCTATCCTAAGCTACATTGCTTGTGCATCCCCAGGTGTCGCCGATCATTG GTATCCAGCTGATCTAGCCAAAAGGGCTAAGATTAACTCAGTCTTGGATTGGCATCACTCCAATTTACGTCGTGGTGCAG CACCCTTTTGCCTGCATACAGTACTAGGACCTCTATTGGGTATTCCTACGAGTGCAGAAGCTGCTGCGGAAGCCGAGAAAATTTTAACCACATCCCTTTCACAAATTGAATCTGTTTGGCTCAATgaaaatgggaagtttttattgGGTAATTCACAACCATCAATTGCTGATCTTAGCCTTGTTTGTGAAATCATGCAATTTGAG ATTTTGCTTGAGGAGGATCGTGTCCGAGTGTTAACCCCATTCAAGAAAGTGTTGAAGTGGATTGAGGATACAAGAATTGCTACAAGCCCTCATTTCGAAGAAGTGCATAAAGTCTTACTTGGAGCAAAATCAGCACTACATAAAGTACCCCTTGAAGAAGACTATGACTCCATGTCAAGCATTAAGGCCATGCTTAACTGA